The Acutalibacter muris genomic sequence TCTGTAATGGTTGTGGTCTGGACATTTATCAGTGGTATGTGGATAATCGTGACAATTATACTCCACCGGAAACGGCCGATGCTTTTATCCGGGCTGCGTTCAAGAAATGCTGATATTCCGTAAGGACATACGGCCGCTATAACTGACAAAAAGGCAGCGCTTTCACACGCTGCCTTTTTGCCGTCTTCTTATCTTTTGACTATCACAGTATCAAAGCCTGATAGTTCCTCGACCTCTCTGCCGGTGAGCATATCCGTTTCGCCCTTAAAGCTCTCGGGCATAGCCTGGGGGGTCCCGGTCAGGTTGATGATGAACCAGTACTCCCTGCCGTCTATAACGCGCTTGTCTATCTCCAGCGGAGTTTCGTCCCGCACCAGCGGCTCCACCTTCAGCTCGTCCAGTATTCTTGCAAGCCCCTCGCTGTCCGGCTGGGTGCCCACATAGTAAACTGTTCCGCTGCCGAAGCTGTTCCTCGTTACCGCCGGCGTGCCCTTATAGAAGTCCTCGCCATAGGAGGCGACCACCTCCGCGCCCTCCAGGCGTATAAGGTCGCACAGAAGGCTGCATTTGCTCCGGGAGCCGTCCCCAAACACCAGGGTGTTGCTCTGTTCGGGGGCCAGAGCGTCTATCTCCTCGGCCCATATGCCGCACATTTTACGCAGGGGCCCGGGATAGCCGCCCAGGTGCACATTGTCGCTCTGGTCCACTATTCCGCTCATCATGCCCGTTACAAGGGTCCCACCGGCCTCCACAAAGCGCTCCAAGGCCTCCGCGACCCCCTCCTTGACCATATACAGCACCGGTGCGCAGATGACCTTATATCGGCTGAAATCGCCGTCTATGGGTATCATGTCCACGGGGAGGTGCCGCTCATAAAAATATCGGTAATACTGGTGTATCTGGTCCACGTATTTCAGGTCTATATTGGGCCCGCTGGTGTACTCAAGCGCCCAGTAGTTGTCCCAGTCAAAGATGATGCCCACCTCTGCCGGGTTTTTGGCCCCCAGCAGCTCGTCGCCAAGGCCCTTCAGCTCCGTTCCCAGCTGGGCGCACTCCTTGAATACCCTGGTGTCCCCGCTGCCGCTGTGGGCTATCACTGCCCCGTGGAACTTCTCGCAGGCCCCTTTGGAGCGTCTGAGCTGGAAGAACTGTATGGTGTCCGCCCCGTGGGCCACGGTCTGGTAGGACTGGGCCCGCATTTGGCCGGGTTTTTTCAAGGAGTTATAGGGCTGCCAGTTCTGCTGGCTGGGGGTCTGCTCCATAAGCATAAAGGGCGCATCCTTAAGGCCCCGCATAAGGTCGTGCTTCATGGCGGTGAGACTCCAGGGGGTATTATAGGCCGGGTAGTTGTCCCAGCTGACTATGTCCATTTCCTTGGCCCACTTGAAGTAGTCCAGGCCCTTATAGGTGCCCATCAGGTTGGTGGTAATGGGGGTCTCCTTGTCGTACTCCCTGATGGCGTCCCGCTCCATTTTGTAATTCTCCAGAAGGGAGTCGGAGAGGAACCTGTCATAGTCGATGGAGATGCCCGCGAAGGCGGTCTTGCGGGTGAAGCCGAAGCCCATGCCGTCGGAGAGGTCATTGGGGGCCACTATCTCGTCCCAGTCGTAGAAGGTGTGCCCCCAGAACTCCGTGTTCCAGGCGGCGTTCACCGCCTCCAGGGTGCCGTACTTCCTCCGCAGCCAAACCCGGAAAGCCTTTTCGCAGTTCTCGCAGTAGCAGCCGGTATTGTACTCGTTATTTATGTGCCAGCACACCACATGGGGGTTGCTGCCGTACCTTTTGGCCAGCTCCCCGGCAAGTTTTGCGGCGTACTTCTGCCATACAAGGCTGTTGGGGCAGTGGTTGTGCCGCTGGCCAAACTTATGCCTGCGGCCCTCAAAGTCCACCCGGGTCACCTCGGGATATTTCTTCGCCATCCAGGCGGGCATGGCTCCGGTGGCCGTGGCCAGCACGATGTCTATACCGTTCTCGCTGAGCAGGGCGATTATATCGTCCAGCTCCGAGAAGTCGTAGGTGTTCTCGTCTGGCTGCAGCTTCGCCCAGGAGAACACATTGACCGTGGCGGAGTTGATATCCGCCTTTTTAAACAGTTCCATGTCCTGGGCCCATATTTCCCGGGGCCACTGGTTCGGGTTGTAGTCGCCGCCGTACAGTATGCGGCTGAAGGGGGTTTTCATGGTAATTTCACCTTTCTATGGTTTTTTGGGTTAGTAATTGCAAAGCCCCCGCTTGCCCGTCAGGGCAGCGGGGGCCGTTTCAGCTTGATTTAAAATTCACACTGAAGGGGTATCTTACAGGTTGCCGTCCATATAGTCCTGGTACCACTGCAGCCAGTCGGCATACCGCAGGTCCTCCAGGCGCTTGCAGTAAGCCTCCCAGTCGGAGTCGCTGAAGCCGTCCATAACAGCCTGGGAGCGGAACTTCTTGACCTCGGCAAACAGGTCGGTGTCCAGGAAGCTGCGCTCGTCGGTGGCCTCGGGGGTCACGTAGATGGCGGGCAGCTGGTTCTCCTTCTTGACGAAGTCCTTGTTGACTTCCTTGACCATGTTGTCGCGCAGGGCGGCAGCAGGGCTCACGTCGCCGTCGTTCTTGGGAGTCTCGGCGATGGTCATCAGCGGAGGATCGTTAACGGTGCCGTAGGTATACTTCATGTGCTCGAAGGTGAACTCGGGATCGCCTTCGGGGACCAGGAAGTAGTAGACGCCGGGCTGATCCTCGTACTCGTCCCACAGTTTGCCCTTCTCGCCCAGAGCAACCGTCAGCTTGCTCTCGGTGTCGCGGGCCAGGTAGTCCCACAGCCTCAGAGCGGCCTCGGGATGCTCGCAGGTGTTGGTGATGACCCACTTGTTCTTCTGAACGGTGGAGCGGTCGATCTCGCCGTTGGCCACGGGCACGGTGTCCTCGTGGGCCTTCATGGTGGGCAGAACCACCCAGTCCTTCTCCTGCTCGGTGGAGAGGTACTCAAGGGCAGTCCAGCTATAGTAGGTGCCGACCTGATAGTTACGGACCTTGTTGGCGAAAACGTCGTTCTTCATGGAGAAGCCCTCCTGATCGATCAGGCCCTCGGTGTACAGGTCATGATAGAACTCCAGATACTCCCTGTACTCGGGGGTGTTAACAGCGCCCTGCACCTTGCCGTCGATAATGGTGTACATGGTGCTGGCGGCGTTGCCGGTGGCTCCGCCGTGGCCGATGCCGAACTGGCCCATGTCGTTGGTCAGGGACGCGCACCACATGTCCTCGCAGAAGCCGTAGGGGATCTCATCCTTCTCGCCGTTGCCGTTGGGGTCGCCGTCGCGGAAGGCTATCAGAACGTCCTTGTACTCCTCAAGGGTGGTGGGGATGTCCTTCTTCACCTTGTCCAGCCAAGTCTTGTTGATGATCTGGATGCCGTCGCCGGAGTTCTCGAAGAGAGCCTCATAGCGGCCCAGCATACCGTAGATGTGGCCGGAGGGGGTGGTGGCGATCTGCCGCCAGTCAACGGAGGTCAGTTCGTCATAGGT encodes the following:
- a CDS encoding beta-galactosidase, whose translation is MKTPFSRILYGGDYNPNQWPREIWAQDMELFKKADINSATVNVFSWAKLQPDENTYDFSELDDIIALLSENGIDIVLATATGAMPAWMAKKYPEVTRVDFEGRRHKFGQRHNHCPNSLVWQKYAAKLAGELAKRYGSNPHVVCWHINNEYNTGCYCENCEKAFRVWLRRKYGTLEAVNAAWNTEFWGHTFYDWDEIVAPNDLSDGMGFGFTRKTAFAGISIDYDRFLSDSLLENYKMERDAIREYDKETPITTNLMGTYKGLDYFKWAKEMDIVSWDNYPAYNTPWSLTAMKHDLMRGLKDAPFMLMEQTPSQQNWQPYNSLKKPGQMRAQSYQTVAHGADTIQFFQLRRSKGACEKFHGAVIAHSGSGDTRVFKECAQLGTELKGLGDELLGAKNPAEVGIIFDWDNYWALEYTSGPNIDLKYVDQIHQYYRYFYERHLPVDMIPIDGDFSRYKVICAPVLYMVKEGVAEALERFVEAGGTLVTGMMSGIVDQSDNVHLGGYPGPLRKMCGIWAEEIDALAPEQSNTLVFGDGSRSKCSLLCDLIRLEGAEVVASYGEDFYKGTPAVTRNSFGSGTVYYVGTQPDSEGLARILDELKVEPLVRDETPLEIDKRVIDGREYWFIINLTGTPQAMPESFKGETDMLTGREVEELSGFDTVIVKR
- a CDS encoding extracellular solute-binding protein, which gives rise to MKRILALLLCLAMIVGIMAACGDSGNSSSAPESSSQESSGGDSSAADDSSSEAGEPSGEVVNSTNPGTELPIVTEPVTLKICKERHMLDTTQSYNEKASFKNITEETGLTLEFQELAAGTAGEQVPLLLAGGNMPDVFWALLSDTQILQNEGSFVPLEDMLETYAPNSLKTYDELTSVDWRQIATTPSGHIYGMLGRYEALFENSGDGIQIINKTWLDKVKKDIPTTLEEYKDVLIAFRDGDPNGNGEKDEIPYGFCEDMWCASLTNDMGQFGIGHGGATGNAASTMYTIIDGKVQGAVNTPEYREYLEFYHDLYTEGLIDQEGFSMKNDVFANKVRNYQVGTYYSWTALEYLSTEQEKDWVVLPTMKAHEDTVPVANGEIDRSTVQKNKWVITNTCEHPEAALRLWDYLARDTESKLTVALGEKGKLWDEYEDQPGVYYFLVPEGDPEFTFEHMKYTYGTVNDPPLMTIAETPKNDGDVSPAAALRDNMVKEVNKDFVKKENQLPAIYVTPEATDERSFLDTDLFAEVKKFRSQAVMDGFSDSDWEAYCKRLEDLRYADWLQWYQDYMDGNL